In Drosophila santomea strain STO CAGO 1482 chromosome 3L, Prin_Dsan_1.1, whole genome shotgun sequence, a single window of DNA contains:
- the LOC120448844 gene encoding acyl-CoA Delta12-desaturase has product MPPNGKDTTGVLYESDVETLDGGLSSDLNTLKTTDGRKLELVWFNIVLFVILHISSLYGVWLLLTAATWTTCLLFVPIVVVTILGISGGAHRLWAHRTFKANTRLKLIFLFLNTFAFQDAVYYWARDHRVHHKYTETDADPYNSQRGWFFAHMGWLCCRKHPEVVAKGKLIDLSDLEADPLIMFQKKYYLLLMPIIAFLLPTVVPMYLWGESLNVSWHVMALLRWCVSLNFIWAVNSSAHMHGMRPYDKNICPVDQSFLIFFHVGEGYHNYHHVFPWDYKSAELGKYSQDVTTKLIDFMAYLGWAYDLKSVSLDLVKQRAQRTGDGSHPVWGWGDKDQREGDVDVTTISHQRKESMDCLKALS; this is encoded by the coding sequence ATGCCACCCAATGGCAAAGACACCACCGGAGTGCTATACGAATCAGATGTGGAGACGTTGGACGGCGGATTGTCCTCGGATCTTAACACTTTAAAGACCACCGATGGCAGGAAACTGGAGTTGGTGTGGTTCAACATAGTGCTCTTCGTGATCCTTCACATATCCTCGCTATATGGAGTGTGGCTGCTCCTCACGGCAGCCACGTGGACGACTTGCCTGCTCTTTGTGCCCATCGTGGTGGTGACCATCTTGGGCATTTCCGGCGGTGCCCATCGCTTGTGGGCACATCGCACCTTCAAGGCGAACACACGGCTGAAGCTGATCTTCTTGTTCCTGAACACGTTCGCCTTCCAGGATGCGGTCTACTACTGGGCCCGCGATCACCGCGTGCACCACAAGTACACGGAAACGGATGCGGATCCGTACAACTCGCAACGCGGCTGGTTCTTTGCCCACATGGGTTGGCTGTGCTGTCGCAAGCATCCGGAGGTTGTGGCCAAGGGCAAGCTCATAGATCTATCCGATCTGGAGGCCGATCCACTGATCATGTTCCAGAAGAAGTACTACCTGCTCCTGATGCCCATCATTGCCTTCCTCCTGCCCACCGTGGTGCCCATGTACCTGTGGGGCGAGTCCTTGAACGTGTCCTGGCACGTGATGGCCCTGCTGCGGTGGTGCGTCAGTTTGAACTTCATCTGGGCGGTGAATAGCTCTGCCCACATGCACGGCATGAGGCCGTACGACAAGAACATATGTCCGGTGGATCAGAGCTTCCTCATATTCTTCCACGTGGGCGAGGGTTACCACAACTACCATCATGTCTTTCCCTGGGACTACAAGAGCGCTGAGCTGGGCAAGTATTCGCAGGATGTGACCACCAAGCTCATCGATTTCATGGCCTACTTGGGTTGGGCCTACGATCTCAAGAGTGTGTCCCTCGATTTGGTGAAGCAGCGTGCCCAGCGCACAGGCGATGGTTCACATCCTGTTTGGGGATGGGGCGACAAGGATCAGCGAGAGGGGGACGTGGACGTGACCACCATTAGCCACCAGCGAAAGGAATCGATGGACTGCCTAAAGGCATTATCTTGA
- the LOC120450049 gene encoding proton-coupled amino acid transporter-like protein CG1139 — protein MGNKKRRRLDQKLSLHQRLLGGVQNSFGSPLANEARLSLKRDNGMSDLEAFINVLKCGFGTGCLAMPHAFLYSGWLVGLIGTFALSSFMLYAMHILLHHINNLGIQHKMPMISYRKAVELAIMKGPRKFHFLSKPFGYLVDVLLCAYHFGVDCVYVVFVAKSLKHLGDMYLWFWDERLYMALIASPLILTFLIRDLKSLVPFAILSNILLLTGYGVILNYLFRDLPEFEPLHAIQPLRNFPFFFGTVLFSIESVGVILSLSRSMRTPENLMGTCGILNQGMILVISFYAIFGFIGYWRYGQNTANSILQNLPQEEFLSQLVTGMFALAIFFSYALQGYVTVSIIWRNYLEPELEDTYSRAVEFLLRIALVIASVLVAIQYPDFGLLLSFVGSFCLAQLGLILPGIVDICLRYEQDYGPGRIFLLRSLLFICMGLAGGVAGTVVSLRTLYARYPVVRKKV, from the exons ATGGGCAATAAGAAGAGGAGACGTTTAGACCAGAAGCTCTCCTTACACCAGAGACTCCTGGGCGGTGTCCAAAACAGTTTCGG ATCACCGCTGGCCAATGAGGCGCGTTTGTCCTTGAAAAGGGATAATGGAATGTC CGACTTGGAAGCCTTCATCAATGTGCTGAAATGTGGCTTTGGTACTGGTTGCTTGGCCATGCCACATGCTTTTCTGTACTcgggttggttggttggtctTATAGGCACCTTTGCCCTGAGCTCCTTTATGCTCTATGCCATGCATATACTG cttCATCACATCAATAACTTGGGCATCCAACACAAAATGCCCATGATCAGCTATCGAAAAGCTGTGGAACTGGCAATCATGAAAGGACCTCGCAAGTTTCACTTCCTGAGCAAGCCCTTTGG TTATTTAGTGGATGTCCTGCTGTGTGCTTATCACTTCGGTGTGGATTGCGTCTACGTGGTTTTCGTAGCCAAGAGTTTGAAGCATCTGGGGGATATGTACTTGTGGTTCTGGGATGAGAGGCTCTACATGGCCTTGATAGCCTCGCCGCTGATTCTAACATTCCTAATTCGCGATCTCAAAAGCCTTGTACCGTTTGCTATATTATCCAACATTCTTTTACTAACAG GCTATGGCGTGATTTTGAACTACCTATTCCGTGATCTCCCTGAGTTCGAACCACTTCACGCCATTCAGCCGCTGAGAAACTTTCCCTTCTTTTTTGGCACTGTACTTTTCTCCATTGAATCTGTTGGTGTG ATCCTTTCGCTCAGTCGAAGTATGCGAACCCCGGAGAACTTGATGGGCACCTGTGGCATCCTGAATCAAGGTATGATCCTGGTAATCAGCTTCTATGCGATCTTTGGCTTCATTGGATATTGGCGGTATGGCCAGAATACAGCCAACTCCATACTGCAGAATTTGCCCCAAGAAGAATT CCTGTCACAATTGGTGACTGGTATGTTTGCCCTGGCCATATTCTTCAGCTATGCCCTGCAAGGATACGTAACTGTGAGCATTATCTGGCGCAATTACTTGGAACCGGAACTGGAGGACACATACTCACGGGCGGTGGAGTTCCTGCTGAGAATCGCGTTGGTCATCGCCTCCGTGCTGGTGGCCATCCAGTATCCGGACTTTGGTCTGCTGCTCTCCTTCGTGGGTTCCTTTTGCCTGGCCCAACTGGGTCTGATCCTGCCGGGCATCGTGGACATATGTCTGCGCTATGAGCAGGACTACGGCCCTGGAAGGATCTTTCTCCTGCGATCCTTGCTATTCATTTGCATGGGCTTGGCTGGCGGAGTGGCCGGTACAGTGGTCTCCCTGCGAACGCTCTACGCTCGCTATCCGGTTGTAAGGAAAAAGGTCTAG